A single region of the Kineosporiaceae bacterium SCSIO 59966 genome encodes:
- a CDS encoding ATP-dependent DNA ligase, protein MSLPVSPPVSPMLATSVPEVPAPDALAGGVVYEPKWDGFRCVVFRDGDDVVLGSRGEKPLTRYFPEVVDAVRRELPERCVVDGELVVRTGPAGAERLDWEALAQRIHPAASRVDRLARESPASFVAFDLLALGDDDLTGRPFRERRERLETALAGVRAPVHLTRVTRDRDEAVRWFADFEGAGLDGVVAKGTASTYSPGKRTMLKVKHQRTADVVAVGYRVHTSGRGLGSLLLGLYDAEGNLRQVGGASAFTAARRVQLLEELEPFVLRDARGEVVRGQGEPNRFTARTDSSFVRLRPELVAEVRYDQLQGHRLRHAAQFVRWRPDRDPRSCGYDQLDVPVAYDLERVLTGTLPR, encoded by the coding sequence CGCGCTGGCAGGCGGAGTGGTGTACGAGCCGAAGTGGGACGGGTTCCGCTGCGTCGTCTTCCGCGACGGGGACGACGTCGTGCTCGGCAGTCGCGGCGAGAAGCCGTTGACCCGCTACTTCCCCGAGGTCGTCGACGCCGTCCGGCGCGAGCTGCCCGAGCGGTGCGTCGTCGACGGCGAGCTCGTCGTGCGCACCGGGCCCGCGGGCGCCGAGCGGCTCGACTGGGAGGCGCTGGCCCAGCGCATCCACCCGGCGGCGTCCCGGGTGGACCGGCTGGCCCGCGAGTCCCCGGCCTCGTTCGTCGCCTTCGACCTGCTCGCCCTCGGCGACGACGACCTCACCGGCCGGCCGTTCCGGGAGCGCCGGGAGCGCCTCGAGACGGCGCTGGCGGGCGTGAGGGCACCCGTGCACCTGACCCGGGTGACCCGAGACCGGGACGAGGCGGTGCGCTGGTTCGCCGACTTCGAGGGGGCGGGCCTGGACGGCGTCGTCGCGAAGGGGACCGCGTCCACCTACTCCCCGGGCAAGCGGACGATGCTCAAGGTCAAGCACCAGCGCACCGCGGACGTCGTCGCCGTCGGGTACCGGGTGCACACCAGCGGCCGCGGCCTGGGGTCGCTGCTGCTCGGGCTGTACGACGCCGAGGGGAACCTGCGCCAGGTCGGTGGCGCGTCGGCGTTCACGGCCGCCCGCCGGGTCCAGCTGCTCGAGGAGCTCGAGCCGTTCGTGCTGCGCGACGCCCGCGGCGAGGTGGTGCGCGGGCAAGGCGAGCCGAACCGGTTCACCGCCCGCACCGACTCCTCGTTCGTCCGGCTGCGACCCGAGCTCGTCGCGGAGGTGCGCTACGACCAGCTCCAGGGGCACCGGCTGCGGCACGCGGCTCAGTTCGTGCGCTGGCGGCCGGACCGGGACCCGCGCTCGTGCGGCTACGACCAGCTCGACGTCCCCGTCGCCTACGACCTGGAGCGGGTGCTCACCGGTACCCTGCCGCGGTGA
- a CDS encoding two pore domain potassium channel family protein, with translation MGAGGVVLLVLGVLLLVAATYDALRTTVAPAAGSGFLTRHVTAGLWWLARRLARSPQSWLLMAAGTVVLLATMGTWVLLLWVGWTLVFAAEPGAVLQSSTGVPADLVGTIYFAGFTLFTLGVGDYVPGEGVWQVLTPVATLHGLFTVTLSITYLLPVMTAATERRQQALSVWGLGGSPSGIVIGSWGRGSFTALERDLQQLVPGLLTTVERHPTYPVLHYFHSGDPRLEFAVRAAAVDEAATLLLYAVRPHAAPDPSVLVSVHRAVDALVRTLDSADSTVTADVPPVPDLAPLRTAGVPLRDDAEVSAAYTALAQRRRRLHALVAEYAWTWDAVTEGPDDGYPLRPALSS, from the coding sequence GTGGGTGCCGGCGGCGTCGTGCTGCTCGTCCTCGGCGTGCTGTTGCTGGTGGCTGCCACCTACGACGCGCTGCGCACGACCGTGGCACCGGCCGCCGGAAGCGGGTTCCTGACCCGGCACGTCACCGCGGGGCTGTGGTGGCTCGCCCGACGACTGGCCCGCTCGCCGCAGTCGTGGCTCCTGATGGCCGCCGGCACGGTGGTGCTGCTCGCCACGATGGGCACCTGGGTGCTGCTGCTGTGGGTCGGCTGGACGCTCGTGTTCGCCGCCGAACCGGGCGCAGTGCTGCAGTCCAGCACGGGGGTTCCGGCCGACCTCGTGGGGACCATCTACTTCGCCGGCTTCACCCTGTTCACCCTCGGGGTGGGCGACTACGTGCCCGGGGAGGGCGTCTGGCAGGTCCTCACCCCCGTCGCCACCCTGCACGGGCTGTTCACGGTCACCCTGTCCATCACCTACCTGCTGCCAGTGATGACCGCGGCGACCGAGCGCCGTCAGCAGGCTCTGTCGGTGTGGGGGCTGGGCGGCAGCCCCTCCGGCATCGTCATCGGCAGCTGGGGCCGGGGGTCGTTCACCGCCCTGGAGCGCGACCTGCAGCAGCTGGTCCCCGGTCTGCTCACGACGGTCGAGCGGCACCCCACGTACCCCGTCCTGCACTACTTCCACTCCGGAGACCCGCGCCTCGAGTTCGCCGTGCGGGCCGCGGCGGTGGACGAGGCGGCCACCCTGCTGCTGTACGCCGTCCGACCGCACGCGGCCCCGGACCCCTCGGTCCTGGTGTCGGTGCACCGTGCCGTCGACGCGCTGGTGCGCACCCTGGACAGCGCCGACAGCACGGTGACGGCCGACGTGCCGCCGGTACCCGACCTGGCGCCGCTGCGGACGGCGGGGGTGCCGCTGCGGGACGACGCTGAGGTGTCCGCCGCGTACACCGCCCTGGCACAGCGGCGGCGGCGGCTGCACGCCCTCGTCGCCGAGTACGCGTGGACCTGGGACGCGGTGACCGAGGGCCCTGATGACGGCTATCCCCTCCGCCCGGCGCTGAGCTCCTGA
- a CDS encoding DUF421 domain-containing protein, giving the protein MWFDSWGDIGRVLAVGAVAYVTLVLILRLSGKRTLAKLNAFDLVVTVALGSTLATILLSADVSWAEGATALALLTLLQLVVAWTTTHLPGARSVVTARPTLLLRDGELLRHRMAEQRVTEAEVRQAVRSSGSGDLSTVAAVVLESDGTISVIPAAEAGDLSALADVPRLRD; this is encoded by the coding sequence ATGTGGTTCGACTCCTGGGGCGACATCGGCCGGGTGCTGGCGGTCGGCGCCGTCGCCTACGTCACGCTCGTACTCATCCTGCGGCTCAGTGGCAAGCGCACCCTCGCCAAGCTGAACGCCTTCGACCTCGTCGTCACCGTCGCGCTCGGCTCGACCCTGGCGACGATCCTGCTCAGCGCGGACGTGTCGTGGGCCGAGGGCGCCACCGCCCTGGCGCTGCTCACCCTGCTGCAGCTCGTGGTCGCGTGGACGACGACCCACCTGCCCGGCGCCCGCTCAGTGGTCACCGCCCGGCCAACCCTGCTGCTGCGGGACGGTGAGCTGCTGCGCCACCGGATGGCCGAGCAGCGGGTGACCGAGGCCGAGGTCCGCCAGGCGGTGCGGTCCTCCGGCAGTGGGGACCTGTCCACCGTCGCCGCGGTCGTGCTGGAGAGCGACGGCACGATCAGCGTGATCCCGGCCGCTGAGGCCGGTGACCTGTCGGCGCTGGCGGACGTGCCGAGGCTGCGCGACTGA
- a CDS encoding ATP-dependent DNA ligase: protein MPGPNGSRTVRLSSPDRLIWPEAGITKSDLAEYVVAVHPALVRALADRPVTLQRFPDGVDGQAFYSKNPPRGAPEWARTTTCTYPSGRRHLQLVVDEVATAVWAVQMSTVTFHPWPMRSDDNDRPDELRVDLDPQPGRAFADVVTAARELRAVLQETGLTPWVKTSGSRGLHVFARIRRTHDVLDVRHGVIAAARELERRRPDLVTTAWWKEERGDKVFVDFNQMARDRTMASAYSPRPLPHAPVSCPVTWEELTDVDPAAMTVRTVPQRFAEVGDPWAGLDDAAGDVGTLIGWWERDLDAGLGEEPFPPDYPKMPGEPPRVQPSRARRPEDP, encoded by the coding sequence GTGCCGGGGCCGAACGGTTCGCGGACGGTTCGCCTCTCGAGTCCGGACCGTCTCATCTGGCCGGAGGCGGGCATCACCAAATCTGATTTGGCCGAGTACGTGGTGGCCGTGCACCCGGCACTAGTGCGTGCGCTGGCGGACCGGCCGGTCACCCTGCAGCGGTTCCCGGACGGCGTCGACGGTCAGGCGTTCTACTCCAAGAACCCCCCGCGAGGCGCGCCGGAGTGGGCACGCACGACGACCTGCACCTATCCGAGCGGACGTCGCCACCTTCAGCTGGTCGTCGACGAGGTGGCCACCGCGGTGTGGGCGGTGCAGATGAGCACGGTGACGTTCCACCCGTGGCCGATGCGCTCCGACGACAACGACCGCCCCGACGAGCTGCGCGTCGACCTGGATCCCCAGCCCGGACGCGCGTTCGCCGACGTCGTGACCGCGGCCCGGGAGCTGCGCGCCGTCCTGCAAGAGACCGGGCTCACGCCGTGGGTCAAGACCTCGGGGTCCCGCGGCCTGCACGTGTTCGCCCGGATCCGGCGCACCCACGACGTGCTCGACGTCCGCCACGGGGTGATCGCCGCGGCCCGCGAGCTCGAGCGCCGCCGGCCCGACCTGGTGACGACCGCGTGGTGGAAGGAGGAGCGCGGCGACAAGGTCTTCGTCGACTTCAACCAGATGGCCCGCGACCGCACGATGGCCTCCGCCTACAGTCCCCGTCCGCTGCCCCACGCCCCGGTGTCGTGCCCCGTCACCTGGGAGGAGCTGACGGACGTCGACCCGGCGGCGATGACAGTACGGACCGTGCCGCAGCGGTTCGCCGAGGTCGGGGACCCGTGGGCCGGCCTGGACGACGCAGCCGGGGACGTCGGGACGCTGATCGGCTGGTGGGAGCGGGATCTGGACGCCGGGCTCGGGGAGGAGCCGTTTCCCCCCGACTACCCGAAGATGCCCGGCGAGCCGCCACGGGTGCAGCCGAGCCGAGCCCGTCGTCCCGAAGATCCCTGA